One Acetobacter oryzoeni genomic window, CCCTATCTGGCGTGGTCTCGCATTGCACGGCTGTTCCATCCACGGGTGCCAGCGCGTGCAGGTGTGCATCCTTCTGCATGTATTGACCCCACAGCCAGCATAGACCCCACGGCAGAAATTGGGCCGTTTGTGGTGGTTGGGGCCAAGGCGGAAATTGGGCCGGGCTGCATTATTGGCTCCCACGCAGTGGTGGGGGATGGTGTGCAGCTTGCGCAGGACTGCCGTATTGGCAGCCATGTCACGCTTTCTCATGCCGTGTTGGGTGAGCGGGTGATTATTCTGCCCGGTTCACGCATTGGGCAGGATGGGTTTGGTTTTGCTGTTGGCCCGCAGGGGTTTGAAACCGTGCCACAGCTTGGCCGCGTGGTGCTGGAAAACGACGTAGAGATTGGTGCCAACAGCACAATTGACCGTGGTTCGGTGAATGATACGGTTATTGGTGCAGGATCACGTCTCGACAATCTGGTGCAGATCGGTCACAACGCCCGTCTGGGGCGGTGTTGTATTGTGGTTTCGCAGGCCGGGATCTCTGGCTCCACCGTGCTGGAAGACTATGTAACGATTGCCGCGCAGGCTGGCCTTATCGGGCATATCCGCATTGGCGCAAAGGCGCGTATTGGCGCGCAATGTGGCGTGATGTCGGATATAGAAGGCGGCGCGGATGTAATTGGCAGCCCGGCTATGCCGTTCAGGGAGTTTTTCCGGAACGTAGCGGTATTGCGCAAGCTGGCAAAAAAAGCGTCTGGATCGGCCAAGAACGGTTCGGACAAGGGATAAACTAAGGTCGGTGCTTGGTAACCGGCGCAAAGGGTGGTTTCGGGGACGTGGAGACGAAACAAGAATCGCAGCAGGACGCTCAGACGATCGATAAAATTGACGTCAACCGTATTATGCAGGCGATTCCGCACAGATATCCTTTTCTTCTGATCGACCGGATGGAAGATATCGTCCTGGGAGAAGAGGCAACAGGTATCAAGAATGTTTCGGTCAATGAACCATTCTTTCAGGGGCATTTTCCTGCACGCCCTGTTATGCCGGGCGTATTGCTGGTTGAAGCCATGGCGCAAACCGCAGCAACGCTGGTTGTGCTAACACTGGGCAAGGATTTTGAGGGCAAGCTGGTCTATTTCATGACCATCGAAGGCGCAAAGTTCCGCCGCCCGGTAGAACCGGGTGATCAGGTGCGCATTCATG contains:
- the fabZ gene encoding 3-hydroxyacyl-ACP dehydratase FabZ, producing the protein MQAIPHRYPFLLIDRMEDIVLGEEATGIKNVSVNEPFFQGHFPARPVMPGVLLVEAMAQTAATLVVLTLGKDFEGKLVYFMTIEGAKFRRPVEPGDQVRIHVAKERHRSNVWKFRGEARVEGTVVAEATFSAMIMG
- the lpxD gene encoding UDP-3-O-(3-hydroxymyristoyl)glucosamine N-acyltransferase, translated to MAEGTTFSGPADPRFFTRAGPFDAATLAETAGAELVLPKAGAVPEEGFVGIAPLQAAGPRDVSFLDNRRYAPLLEQTKAGLVIVAPAFADKVPAGCAALVTAAPYLAWSRIARLFHPRVPARAGVHPSACIDPTASIDPTAEIGPFVVVGAKAEIGPGCIIGSHAVVGDGVQLAQDCRIGSHVTLSHAVLGERVIILPGSRIGQDGFGFAVGPQGFETVPQLGRVVLENDVEIGANSTIDRGSVNDTVIGAGSRLDNLVQIGHNARLGRCCIVVSQAGISGSTVLEDYVTIAAQAGLIGHIRIGAKARIGAQCGVMSDIEGGADVIGSPAMPFREFFRNVAVLRKLAKKASGSAKNGSDKG